A region from the Fundulus heteroclitus isolate FHET01 chromosome 22, MU-UCD_Fhet_4.1, whole genome shotgun sequence genome encodes:
- the tex36 gene encoding testis-expressed protein 36 — translation MSLFGSGKTQAEVSNCVKMIKGGKRYFAVGNGGQWFVHPDCSESQSRSREACTTSGAMLSEVKKLLPEDLHLERYPKWKVQQQSRKYPVSCHDNKFASKSDISVFSDGVGRRKFPDDLCQSKSQFHLCHDSAENPTEGARGSFSTYQTDFTSVEAINVPNWTRRFPHNHKLRSAQAVVRRAEEQFVWSGQDKSNIRESMEVLAVANHSSKT, via the exons ATGtctttgtttggttctggtAAAACCCAAGCAGAGGTCTCAAACTGTGTCAAAATGATAAAAGGTGGAAAACGTTACTTTGCAGTGGGCAATGGTGGCCAATGG TTCGTCCATCCAGATTGTTCAGAAAGTCAGTCTAGGTCTCGTGAAGCTTGTACAACCTCTGGTGCTATGCTGAGTGAGGTTAAGAAGTTGTTGCCTGAAGATTTGCACTTAGAGCGCTATCCTAAATGGAAAGTTCAGCAG CAATCCAGAAAGTATCCAGTGTCGTGTCATGACAACAAGTTTGCCTCAAAAAGCGAcatctctgtcttctctgat GGTGTAGGAAGAAGGAAGTTTCCTGATGATCTTTGTCAGAGCAAATCTCAATTCCACCTTTGTCACgattcagctgaaaaccccACTGAAGGAGCGAGAGGCAGCTTCTCTACATACCAAACTGACTTCACTTCAGTGGAGGCCATCAATGTTCCAAACTGGACCAGGAGATTTCCTCACAACCACAAATTAAGGTCAGCCCAGGCTGTCGTGAGGAGAGCAGAGGAGCAGTTTGTGTGGTCTGGACAAGACAAATCCAACATCCGAGAGAGTATGGAGGTGCTGGCAGTTGCCAACCATTCATCAAAGACCTGA